A single window of Syntrophus aciditrophicus SB DNA harbors:
- a CDS encoding Nramp family divalent metal transporter, with product MSNRKFWKSLGILLAFIGPGIITSNVDNDAGGITTYSLAGAEYGLSLLWLLIPITGALIIIQEMGARMGVVSGKGLSDLIRERFGARVTFYLMIVLLLTNLGNTIAEFAGIAASMEIFGFSKYFSVTIGAAFVWWLVVKGNYKSVEKIFLTACLFYLSYIISGFMGKPDWEEVRRATLNPSLRFDAGYLTMAIGLVGTTIAPWMQFYLQSSVVDKGLKVEDYPYARLDVVIGSVMVNVVAFFIVMLCAVTLFQGGIRIETARDAALALEPMAGKYCSGLFAFGLLNASLFAASILPLSTAYTICEAFGWESSLNRKFLEAPQFYGLYSIIIIIGAGIILLPNVPLIPIMYYSQVINGLLLPFILIIMLLLINDEKIMGRHTNGRVMNLISWATVAVLIMLSLATVAAALL from the coding sequence TTGTCCAATAGGAAATTCTGGAAGTCTCTCGGAATCCTTTTGGCCTTTATCGGGCCTGGAATTATCACCTCCAATGTGGATAATGACGCCGGCGGAATCACAACCTATTCACTGGCTGGAGCGGAATACGGTCTTTCCCTTTTGTGGCTCCTGATACCCATTACGGGCGCACTGATCATTATTCAGGAAATGGGTGCCCGGATGGGGGTTGTTTCCGGTAAAGGACTGTCCGATCTGATTCGGGAACGGTTCGGCGCCAGAGTCACCTTCTACCTCATGATTGTTCTTTTGCTGACCAACCTGGGCAACACGATCGCCGAGTTTGCGGGCATTGCGGCCAGTATGGAGATCTTTGGCTTCAGCAAATATTTTTCCGTAACGATTGGCGCCGCGTTTGTCTGGTGGCTTGTTGTTAAGGGCAATTACAAGTCCGTGGAAAAAATATTTCTGACCGCCTGTCTTTTTTATCTTTCCTATATTATTTCCGGATTTATGGGTAAACCGGACTGGGAAGAAGTGCGCAGGGCAACCCTTAATCCCAGCCTGCGATTTGACGCCGGTTATCTGACGATGGCGATCGGTCTCGTGGGAACCACTATCGCGCCATGGATGCAGTTTTATCTTCAATCTTCCGTAGTTGATAAAGGTCTGAAGGTTGAAGACTATCCTTACGCCCGCCTGGATGTGGTTATCGGATCCGTCATGGTAAATGTTGTTGCGTTTTTTATTGTGATGCTCTGTGCTGTTACGCTTTTCCAGGGGGGGATAAGAATTGAAACCGCCCGTGATGCGGCCCTCGCACTTGAACCGATGGCGGGAAAATATTGTTCGGGATTATTTGCTTTTGGACTTTTGAACGCCTCGCTTTTTGCTGCTTCTATTTTACCCCTGTCCACGGCTTATACCATCTGCGAAGCCTTTGGCTGGGAATCCAGTCTCAACAGGAAATTCCTTGAGGCCCCCCAGTTTTACGGTCTCTATTCCATCATAATCATTATCGGGGCGGGGATTATTCTGCTGCCCAATGTACCGCTGATTCCCATCATGTATTATTCTCAGGTCATCAACGGCCTTCTTCTTCCTTTCATCCTCATCATCATGCTGCTGCTCATTAATGATGAAAAAATCATGGGCAGACATACCAACGGCCGCGTCATGAATCTGATTTCATGGGCCACTGTCGCCGTGCTGATCATGCTGTCTCTGGCCACGGTTGCGGCCGCTCTCCTGTAA
- a CDS encoding magnesium transporter MgtE N-terminal domain-containing protein, with the protein MAVNSEDQVFLFLSQILGKRILDSEGRSLGRILDLMVRLGEPYPSVTGILLKSRPRKAVLFFPWQNPVETNGCFVVGSRGLDDVRELAPEREEILLKESLLDKQIVDTNGAKVRRVNDLQFLKAHGKLYLVHVDVGFRGLMRRVGLERATDFMLKGLFEYDLPDQFISWRFVQPVSSPDLLRLKIAESRLSQLHPADIADIIEELDIRQRTAVFQSLDVETAAETLEETDPKIQISLIENMEDSQASDIIEEMSLNEAADLLSDLPKDKAEGILKEMEQDIAEDVKELLAHPEETAGGLMTTAYLSFPPSTTALEALQVIRREAEDLDFVYYLYVTDEEEHLLGMLSLRELLVAAPETSLSDLMFRRVVMVDLDEDKDQIASDFAKYGMLAIPVVDDQKKMKGVIMFKNLLEVVAPRLGR; encoded by the coding sequence ATGGCTGTTAATTCTGAAGATCAGGTTTTTTTGTTTTTAAGCCAGATCCTGGGGAAAAGAATTCTTGATTCAGAAGGACGATCGTTGGGCCGAATTCTTGACTTGATGGTTCGTCTTGGGGAACCGTATCCCTCTGTAACCGGTATCCTGCTCAAATCCAGACCCCGCAAGGCCGTTTTGTTCTTTCCATGGCAGAATCCGGTCGAAACGAATGGCTGCTTTGTTGTCGGTTCCCGCGGGCTTGACGACGTCCGTGAATTGGCGCCGGAGAGGGAAGAAATATTGCTCAAAGAAAGCCTGCTGGACAAGCAGATTGTCGATACGAACGGCGCCAAGGTCAGGCGGGTGAACGATCTCCAGTTTCTGAAGGCGCACGGCAAACTCTATCTGGTTCATGTGGACGTGGGATTCCGCGGCCTCATGAGGCGGGTAGGTCTGGAGAGGGCGACGGATTTCATGTTGAAGGGACTTTTTGAATACGACCTTCCCGATCAGTTTATTTCCTGGCGGTTTGTGCAGCCGGTTTCTTCCCCTGATCTGCTGCGTCTCAAAATTGCGGAAAGTCGGTTATCCCAGCTTCATCCCGCTGATATCGCGGATATTATCGAGGAACTGGATATTCGTCAGCGAACGGCTGTTTTTCAGTCGCTGGATGTGGAGACGGCAGCGGAGACTCTGGAAGAGACGGATCCCAAGATTCAAATCAGCCTGATCGAGAATATGGAAGATTCTCAGGCAAGTGATATTATTGAAGAAATGTCCCTAAACGAGGCGGCTGACCTGTTGAGCGATCTGCCGAAGGATAAGGCGGAAGGCATTCTCAAGGAGATGGAACAGGATATTGCTGAGGATGTCAAAGAACTGCTGGCCCATCCGGAAGAAACGGCCGGTGGATTAATGACGACGGCTTATCTGAGTTTTCCGCCCTCGACGACGGCTCTGGAGGCCCTGCAGGTGATCCGGAGAGAAGCTGAGGACCTGGATTTTGTGTATTATCTTTATGTCACCGATGAAGAGGAACATCTTCTCGGGATGTTGAGTCTGAGGGAACTGCTGGTTGCCGCTCCGGAAACCTCTCTTTCAGACCTGATGTTCCGGAGGGTTGTCATGGTCGATCTTGATGAAGATAAAGATCAGATCGCCAGTGATTTTGCCAAATATGGCATGCTGGCCATTCCGGTGGTGGATGATCAAAAGAAAATGAAAGGGGTCATCATGTTCAAGAATCTGCTCGAAGTGGTTGCGCCTCGGTTGGGGAGATAA
- the pyrR gene encoding bifunctional pyr operon transcriptional regulator/uracil phosphoribosyltransferase PyrR: MMTPKKVVMDAAEIDRSLTRIAYEILEKNKGVEDLVLVGIRTGGVFLAERLRRKILDIEGAEVPCGILDITLYRDDLLLANKKPKIKKTDIPFSLDKKKVILVDDVLFTGRTIRAAMDALIDFGRPRSIQLAVLIDRGHRELPIRADFVGENLPSLLWEDISVNLIEKNGCDEVVIEDSGH, encoded by the coding sequence ATGATGACACCCAAAAAAGTGGTCATGGATGCAGCGGAAATCGACCGATCTTTGACCCGGATCGCCTATGAAATCCTGGAAAAAAACAAGGGCGTAGAAGATCTGGTTCTTGTGGGCATCAGAACCGGCGGTGTTTTTCTCGCGGAACGGCTCAGGAGAAAGATTCTTGATATCGAGGGCGCGGAAGTTCCTTGCGGCATTCTGGATATTACTCTTTATCGCGATGATCTTCTTTTGGCGAATAAAAAGCCCAAGATAAAAAAAACGGACATCCCTTTCTCTCTTGATAAGAAGAAAGTGATCCTTGTCGACGATGTTCTCTTTACCGGCCGAACGATCCGGGCGGCCATGGATGCCCTTATTGACTTTGGCCGTCCCAGGTCGATTCAGCTTGCCGTCCTGATTGACAGAGGCCATCGTGAACTGCCGATACGCGCTGATTTTGTCGGCGAGAATCTTCCCTCTCTTCTCTGGGAGGACATCAGTGTCAACCTGATTGAAAAAAACGGCTGCGATGAAGTGGTCATTGAGGACAGCGGCCATTAG
- a CDS encoding aspartate carbamoyltransferase catalytic subunit, producing MKWERKDILGMKDLSVEEIHMILDTAESFLEVSARDIKKVPTLRGKTIINFFVEASTRTRTSFEIAGKRLSADTINISASASSLVKGETLADTARNLEAMNPDVIVIRHSCAGAPHMLAGLVRQSIINAGDGAHEHPSQALLDMMTIRNRKGGLSGLNVTIVGDIAHSRVARSNIYGLNKMGVCVTVAGPATMIPRDIQQLGVKVCFSLEEAILDADVIMMLRIQTEREQQNIFPSLREYSTFYCLNRENIKKAKKDVLVMHPGPVNRGVEISPEIADGVHSVILEQVTNGVAVRMALLYLLTGASS from the coding sequence ATGAAATGGGAACGTAAGGACATTCTGGGCATGAAAGATCTTTCCGTAGAGGAAATTCACATGATCCTCGACACGGCGGAGTCGTTTCTCGAAGTATCCGCGCGGGATATCAAAAAAGTGCCAACGCTCCGGGGAAAGACGATCATCAATTTCTTTGTTGAAGCCAGTACGCGGACCCGAACCTCCTTCGAAATTGCCGGCAAGCGGCTGAGCGCCGACACCATCAATATCTCCGCATCAGCAAGCAGCCTGGTCAAGGGGGAAACCCTGGCGGACACGGCGAGAAATCTGGAAGCCATGAATCCCGACGTCATCGTGATCCGTCACAGTTGCGCCGGAGCGCCTCATATGCTGGCCGGACTTGTCCGGCAGTCCATCATCAACGCCGGCGACGGCGCTCATGAGCATCCGAGCCAGGCTTTGCTGGACATGATGACAATCCGAAACCGCAAGGGGGGGCTTTCCGGATTGAACGTGACCATCGTGGGCGATATCGCCCACAGCCGCGTCGCCCGTTCCAACATTTACGGGTTGAACAAGATGGGAGTCTGCGTCACCGTGGCCGGCCCCGCCACGATGATTCCCCGGGATATCCAGCAGCTTGGCGTCAAGGTCTGCTTCAGTCTGGAAGAGGCCATTCTTGATGCGGATGTCATCATGATGCTCAGGATTCAGACGGAGCGCGAACAGCAGAACATCTTCCCTTCCCTTCGGGAATATTCCACTTTTTATTGCCTGAACAGGGAGAATATCAAAAAAGCGAAAAAGGATGTCCTGGTGATGCATCCCGGTCCGGTCAACCGCGGCGTGGAAATTTCTCCGGAGATCGCCGACGGCGTTCATTCCGTCATTCTGGAACAAGTCACCAACGGGGTCGCGGTCCGGATGGCCCTTCTTTATCTGCTGACAGGAGCCTCTTCATGA
- a CDS encoding dihydroorotase: protein MKILLKGGRVIDPAQNLDGQMDLLLENGKIAAIAEAVGSVPEDTRLLDLKGMILLPGLVDMHTHLREPGYEYKETIRSGSEAAAVGGFTSIACMPNTLPVNDNRTVTEYILKRAKECDTVHVYPVAAVSRNSEGKILAEFGDLKEAGAIAFSDDGKPVMNSILMRRALEYASSLDRIIISHCEDLNLSAGGLMNEGKISTELGLPGIPTLAEDVMVARDLLLAEFSGAALHIAHVSSAGAVRMIRDAKKRGVRVTAETTPHYFTLTDEAVTNFNTNTKVSPPLRSREDLQAVREGLRDGTLDAIVTDHAPHALTDKEVEFEYAANGISGLETALALSLTLVDDGLLTLSELVRKMSVNPAKILNIPKGTLRPGADADITVLNPGKTWVVDPSNWRSQGKNTPFFGWTLKGKVIMTLVQGRIVYQED, encoded by the coding sequence ATGAAAATACTGCTGAAGGGGGGACGCGTAATCGACCCCGCGCAAAATCTCGACGGGCAGATGGATCTCCTGCTGGAAAACGGGAAGATTGCCGCCATAGCCGAAGCTGTGGGAAGCGTCCCGGAAGACACCCGGCTTCTCGATCTCAAAGGCATGATTCTCCTGCCCGGCCTGGTGGACATGCACACTCATCTCCGGGAACCCGGTTACGAATACAAGGAAACCATCCGCTCGGGAAGCGAAGCGGCCGCGGTCGGGGGGTTCACCTCCATCGCCTGCATGCCGAATACCCTTCCGGTTAATGATAACCGGACTGTCACCGAGTATATTCTGAAACGGGCGAAAGAATGCGACACTGTCCATGTCTATCCCGTAGCAGCCGTCTCCCGCAATTCCGAGGGAAAGATACTCGCGGAATTCGGCGACCTGAAAGAGGCCGGAGCGATTGCCTTTTCCGATGACGGAAAACCCGTCATGAACAGCATTCTGATGAGACGTGCCTTGGAGTATGCCTCATCACTGGATCGAATTATCATTTCACACTGCGAGGATCTGAATCTTTCAGCCGGCGGTCTCATGAACGAAGGAAAAATTTCCACGGAACTGGGACTCCCCGGCATCCCCACCCTTGCGGAGGATGTGATGGTCGCAAGGGATCTGCTTCTCGCCGAGTTTTCCGGCGCGGCGCTGCATATCGCCCATGTGAGTTCCGCTGGAGCCGTTCGGATGATCCGGGATGCAAAAAAACGGGGAGTTCGGGTTACGGCGGAAACAACACCTCATTATTTCACTTTGACGGACGAGGCCGTGACGAACTTTAACACCAACACCAAGGTCAGTCCCCCCTTAAGGAGCCGCGAGGATCTCCAGGCCGTTCGGGAAGGACTCCGGGACGGCACTCTCGATGCCATTGTCACGGATCATGCGCCTCATGCCCTTACAGATAAAGAGGTGGAATTTGAATATGCCGCCAATGGCATCTCCGGTCTCGAAACGGCACTGGCCTTGAGTCTGACGCTGGTCGATGACGGGCTGTTGACTCTTTCTGAACTGGTCCGGAAGATGAGTGTCAATCCCGCGAAAATCCTCAATATCCCGAAGGGAACCCTCCGCCCGGGCGCCGATGCGGACATCACCGTCCTGAATCCCGGAAAAACATGGGTCGTCGATCCTTCAAACTGGCGGTCACAGGGAAAGAATACACCCTTTTTCGGCTGGACATTGAAGGGAAAAGTCATTATGACCCTGGTGCAGGGAAGAATTGTGTATCAGGAGGATTAG
- the mgtE gene encoding magnesium transporter: MTTDTLNEFHTKTLKLLKKLIGENREFDIIDLFSQMHPADIAYLIDILQDEEKVRLFSLLDIEKASDVILEISDASKDRIIEELSSEKLTKIIDEMDSDDAADFIAELPEEQAETVLAGIEPEDVEDVKKLLQYPEDTAGGIMQSELVSVPDTALIRDAVSAVIQAAEETEDIYSIFVVDAEGHLVGTVPLQQLITARRNSPVISSIERDIPRVTVDVDQEQVVQIFKKYDLVTLPVVDEDERLVGRITVDDVVDVMEEETSEDIYRIAGVGEDDSPLSGPVQSVRKRLPWLYFNLLTALCSALVIGFFEDTIKLVVALAVFMPVVAGLGGNAGGQTLVLIVRGLALGELTLENARKTLFKELLVGVANGLAVGVVVGIVCYLWKGNFLLGGILFMAMTINILVGTLAGTLIPLTLKWLKLDPALGSNVFVTALTDVCGFLSFLGLATLFLKLLT; encoded by the coding sequence ATGACAACCGACACCCTGAATGAATTCCATACGAAAACGCTGAAACTTTTGAAAAAACTCATCGGCGAAAACCGGGAATTCGATATTATCGATCTTTTTTCTCAAATGCATCCTGCCGATATCGCCTACCTTATCGATATACTTCAGGATGAAGAAAAAGTTCGGCTCTTTTCCCTTCTGGATATCGAAAAAGCTTCCGACGTTATTCTGGAAATCAGTGATGCCTCCAAAGATCGGATCATCGAGGAACTTTCATCCGAGAAGCTGACAAAAATCATTGACGAGATGGATTCCGACGACGCCGCGGACTTCATCGCCGAGTTGCCCGAAGAGCAGGCGGAAACGGTTCTGGCGGGCATAGAACCGGAGGACGTTGAAGACGTCAAAAAACTGCTTCAATATCCAGAAGATACCGCAGGCGGCATCATGCAGTCCGAACTGGTCTCCGTCCCGGATACCGCCCTTATCCGGGATGCCGTCTCAGCCGTGATCCAGGCCGCGGAAGAAACGGAGGACATCTACAGCATCTTTGTCGTGGATGCCGAAGGTCATCTTGTCGGAACGGTTCCCCTTCAGCAACTCATTACTGCAAGGAGAAACAGCCCGGTCATCTCTTCCATAGAACGGGACATCCCCCGGGTCACGGTAGACGTCGATCAGGAACAGGTCGTCCAGATCTTCAAGAAATACGACCTGGTAACCCTTCCGGTTGTGGATGAGGATGAACGTCTTGTCGGCAGGATTACCGTGGATGATGTCGTCGATGTCATGGAGGAAGAGACATCGGAAGACATATACCGTATCGCCGGCGTGGGCGAGGACGACAGTCCGCTGAGCGGCCCGGTTCAATCTGTCCGGAAAAGGCTTCCCTGGCTGTACTTCAACCTCCTGACCGCGCTTTGTTCCGCTCTGGTCATCGGTTTTTTTGAAGACACCATCAAACTGGTGGTCGCCCTGGCCGTTTTCATGCCGGTAGTGGCCGGTCTCGGAGGAAACGCCGGCGGGCAAACCCTGGTGTTGATCGTCCGCGGACTGGCCCTGGGAGAGTTAACCCTTGAAAACGCCCGAAAAACCCTGTTCAAGGAACTTCTGGTGGGTGTCGCCAACGGTCTCGCGGTCGGGGTCGTGGTTGGAATCGTCTGTTATCTTTGGAAAGGGAATTTTCTGCTTGGAGGGATTCTCTTTATGGCCATGACCATCAACATTCTTGTCGGGACCCTGGCCGGAACTCTCATTCCCCTGACCCTGAAATGGCTGAAACTCGATCCTGCCCTGGGTTCCAACGTATTTGTCACGGCTCTGACTGATGTATGCGGCTTTCTCTCATTCCTGGGGCTGGCCACGCTTTTTTTGAAACTACTGACATGA
- the recO gene encoding DNA repair protein RecO, whose translation MNTRATHKTEGFVLKTLSYSDSDLIVTFYTRNFGKLTAIARGARKSRKRFVNVLEPFCCSSLLFSRKQRDQLAWLESCQVINEFPEIRKSLDRTLLASYLIDLVDHFSIEEKPGRELFELLRSFLLLIEEGDTSERLLRFFEIRHLKLTGYAPALDCCMICKAPLNPQQRYVFNIAQGGLHCRSCYTTPAAPDVLPISVGTIKTLLLGREIETEKMKRILFSGQTARESKSLLSLFIGHILGKELKSLKVLDEIQRMGL comes from the coding sequence ATGAATACCCGGGCGACGCATAAAACGGAAGGGTTTGTCCTGAAAACGCTGAGCTACAGCGATTCGGACCTTATCGTGACCTTCTATACGCGGAATTTCGGAAAACTGACAGCAATCGCCAGAGGAGCCAGAAAAAGCAGAAAGCGGTTCGTCAATGTCCTGGAACCCTTCTGCTGTTCTTCCCTGCTTTTTTCCCGAAAGCAGAGGGACCAGCTGGCATGGCTTGAAAGCTGCCAGGTGATCAACGAATTTCCTGAAATCAGGAAGTCACTGGACAGAACGCTTCTTGCCTCATATCTCATCGACCTGGTTGATCATTTCTCTATCGAAGAAAAACCGGGCAGGGAACTGTTCGAACTTCTGCGCTCCTTTCTTCTTCTCATTGAAGAAGGCGACACATCGGAACGGCTTCTGCGATTCTTTGAAATCCGCCACCTGAAACTGACGGGTTACGCGCCGGCTCTCGACTGCTGCATGATCTGCAAGGCCCCTCTGAATCCGCAGCAGAGGTACGTCTTCAATATCGCTCAGGGAGGGCTGCATTGCAGGTCCTGTTATACGACTCCAGCCGCTCCGGATGTCCTGCCGATCTCCGTCGGCACCATTAAAACCCTGCTGCTGGGCAGAGAGATTGAAACAGAAAAAATGAAACGAATTCTTTTTTCAGGGCAAACGGCGCGGGAAAGCAAATCCCTTCTTTCTCTTTTTATCGGTCATATCCTGGGAAAAGAACTGAAATCGCTGAAAGTCCTCGACGAGATCCAGAGGATGGGATTGTAA